A window of the Sphingomonas piscis genome harbors these coding sequences:
- a CDS encoding A24 family peptidase yields MINVGFTDILLGALAVLMLTAAVTDLRRRKIPNWLVLTIGVMAPLFWWSLQLPIYPDVALRAGTGLLVFLALFGLFCVGGMGGGDVKLATAIALWFPPQVTLLFLLVMSLAGAVVSTAAWVHHSKIMRRQGRTVVPYGVAIAFAGLLILAQRYLNQFA; encoded by the coding sequence ATGATAAACGTCGGATTCACCGATATTCTGCTCGGCGCCCTTGCGGTGCTCATGCTGACGGCAGCAGTCACGGACCTGCGCCGGCGCAAGATCCCGAACTGGCTGGTCCTCACGATAGGCGTCATGGCGCCACTGTTTTGGTGGTCCCTCCAGCTGCCGATCTATCCCGATGTCGCGCTTCGCGCAGGCACCGGACTGCTGGTCTTTTTGGCATTGTTCGGCCTGTTTTGCGTTGGCGGCATGGGCGGCGGCGACGTAAAGCTCGCTACTGCCATCGCGTTGTGGTTCCCGCCGCAGGTCACCTTGCTGTTTTTGCTCGTGATGTCGCTGGCGGGCGCCGTGGTCAGCACCGCGGCGTGGGTTCACCATTCCAAGATCATGCGCCGCCAGGGTCGAACCGTCGTTCCGTACGGCGTCGCCATCGCATTCGCGGGCCTTCTGATTCTCGCCCAACGATATCTTAACCAATTTGCCTGA
- the cpaB gene encoding Flp pilus assembly protein CpaB, translating to MDVKKVMLLVGALVIAAVTAIMAKNMFAGAGAEQAAAAPVPQGPKVLVAKRALPVGTIIDQESLAFQPWPQELVQSAYYLEGAPESDLTKLIGTVVRNPITAGQPVTRGALVGPEDRGFLAAALAPGMRAITVPVNVIGGVAGFVFPGDRVDLMLTQSINNGDGPALNVSETVVRNLRVLATDQRVDSKDEQGKTVVRTFSNVTLEVTPRIAEKVVVAQTVGNLSLSLRSIADNASELDRAVASGEVKVPQGANPAQEKKILKAAAGRPLDSNTTFSTGGDVSRFQRRTVPLRPEERQAQINRELAAAGKAVSAAAARSMGPTVRISRGNNVTVVPVGVR from the coding sequence ATGGACGTGAAAAAAGTAATGCTGCTGGTTGGGGCGCTGGTGATTGCAGCGGTCACGGCCATCATGGCGAAGAACATGTTTGCCGGCGCCGGTGCCGAACAGGCAGCGGCCGCGCCGGTGCCACAGGGCCCGAAGGTACTCGTTGCCAAGCGGGCCCTGCCCGTCGGCACGATCATCGACCAGGAAAGCCTCGCCTTTCAGCCCTGGCCGCAAGAGCTGGTGCAAAGCGCCTATTATCTTGAGGGCGCCCCTGAATCCGATCTCACCAAGCTGATCGGCACCGTGGTGCGCAATCCGATCACGGCGGGACAGCCCGTCACTCGCGGCGCCCTGGTCGGCCCGGAGGATCGCGGGTTCCTTGCCGCGGCACTTGCCCCGGGGATGCGTGCGATCACCGTTCCCGTGAACGTCATCGGCGGCGTCGCCGGCTTTGTCTTCCCGGGCGACCGGGTGGACCTGATGCTGACCCAGTCGATCAACAATGGCGACGGTCCCGCACTCAATGTTTCGGAAACGGTCGTGCGCAACCTCAGGGTTCTCGCAACCGACCAGCGTGTCGACAGCAAGGACGAGCAGGGCAAAACCGTTGTTCGCACTTTCTCCAACGTTACGCTCGAGGTCACCCCGCGGATCGCGGAGAAGGTCGTCGTCGCCCAGACGGTTGGCAATCTCTCCCTGTCGCTTCGTTCCATTGCCGATAATGCTTCGGAGCTGGACCGTGCGGTCGCATCCGGTGAGGTCAAGGTGCCGCAGGGCGCCAACCCGGCTCAGGAAAAGAAGATCCTGAAGGCTGCGGCCGGTCGCCCCCTCGACTCCAACACGACCTTCTCGACCGGCGGCGACGTCTCCCGCTTTCAGCGGCGGACCGTGCCGCTCCGTCCCGAGGAGCGCCAGGCGCAGATCAATCGTGAACTCGCCGCGGCGGGCAAGGCGGTCAGCGCCGCGGCCGCCCGCTCGATGGGTCCGACCGTACGCATTTCTCGCGGCAACAATGTCACCGTCGTTCCGGTGGGAGTTCGCTAA
- a CDS encoding type II and III secretion system protein family protein produces MKTLTILNRARLGTAAIALATALGAVGPVAPATAQSTTAKPAETLNLSQGAGTLVRLSEPMTDVFVANDGVADVQVKSSTQLYVFGKGRGETTIYATTKSGRTIYAATVRVGNNLGSVDEMLRLAMPEADVRVTPMNNLLLLTGTVASPDDVAEAQRLVQAYIGEGTQIVSRIKSATPLQVMLKVRIAEVSRSALKNIGVNILNRDTASQNGTLMGIGRGDPGTINVVKGPADPVTGVQPETVIGATFKNLTGGTTLGIFRHMFGMDILGTLDLLQTDGFATTLAEPSLSALSGETASFLAGGEFPIPVSQGNDAISIEYKQYGVGLAFTPFVLADGRISMRVRPEVSEISDANSVRLNGFVVPAMTTRRAETTVELGSGQSFMLAGLLQNRNSNSIERAPFLGDLPILGALFRSSGYRRSETELVIVVTPYLVRPVSGQLALPTDGYRNPTDPELMLEGKLYQGKSGAALPANAPAPGLSGAAASTAAPGFKL; encoded by the coding sequence ATGAAGACCTTGACCATTCTTAACCGGGCACGTCTCGGAACGGCGGCGATCGCCCTGGCCACGGCGCTTGGTGCGGTCGGCCCGGTCGCCCCCGCGACTGCCCAGTCAACCACCGCCAAGCCCGCTGAAACGCTGAACCTCAGCCAGGGAGCGGGCACGCTCGTCCGCCTGTCGGAGCCGATGACCGACGTGTTCGTCGCCAACGACGGCGTTGCCGACGTCCAGGTCAAATCGTCCACCCAGCTCTACGTGTTCGGCAAGGGGCGCGGTGAAACCACCATCTACGCGACCACGAAGTCGGGACGAACCATCTATGCCGCCACCGTGCGGGTCGGAAACAATCTGGGTTCCGTTGACGAGATGCTTCGTCTGGCAATGCCGGAAGCGGACGTCCGCGTGACGCCGATGAACAATTTGCTGCTGCTGACAGGCACGGTCGCCTCTCCCGACGACGTCGCCGAGGCGCAGCGCCTCGTCCAGGCCTACATCGGCGAAGGAACTCAAATCGTCAGCCGGATCAAGTCGGCGACGCCGCTGCAGGTCATGCTGAAGGTCCGCATCGCGGAAGTGAGCCGGTCGGCACTGAAGAATATCGGCGTAAACATACTGAACAGGGACACCGCATCTCAAAATGGTACCCTGATGGGTATTGGCCGCGGGGACCCCGGCACCATCAACGTCGTCAAGGGGCCTGCAGACCCGGTCACCGGCGTACAGCCGGAGACGGTCATCGGAGCAACCTTCAAGAACCTGACAGGTGGCACCACGCTCGGCATTTTCCGCCACATGTTCGGCATGGACATCTTGGGCACTCTGGACCTGCTGCAAACCGATGGTTTCGCAACAACGCTGGCCGAGCCTTCGCTGTCCGCACTTTCCGGAGAAACGGCGAGCTTCCTCGCAGGCGGTGAATTCCCGATTCCTGTGTCGCAGGGAAATGACGCCATCTCGATCGAGTATAAGCAATATGGCGTCGGACTTGCGTTTACGCCCTTCGTACTCGCCGATGGACGCATCTCGATGCGGGTGCGCCCCGAAGTAAGCGAGATCAGCGACGCCAATTCCGTCAGGCTGAACGGCTTCGTCGTTCCCGCCATGACAACGCGGCGTGCCGAGACGACTGTGGAACTTGGATCCGGCCAGTCGTTCATGCTTGCAGGACTGCTCCAAAATCGGAACAGCAACAGCATCGAGCGGGCGCCTTTCCTCGGCGACCTTCCGATCCTCGGCGCCCTGTTTCGCTCATCCGGTTATCGCCGGAGCGAGACGGAACTCGTCATTGTCGTCACGCCATATCTGGTCCGGCCCGTTTCCGGCCAGCTCGCCTTGCCGACCGACGGATACCGGAACCCGACCGACCCCGAACTGATGTTGGAAGGCAAACTCTACCAGGGCAAGAGTGGGGCGGCGTTGCCAGCCAACGCCCCCGCTCCTGGTTTGTCGGGTGCCGCCGCCAGCACTGCCGCGCCCGGGTTCAAGCTGTGA
- a CDS encoding CpaD family pilus assembly lipoprotein, with translation MTRKPAILIMTAALAACGHTAQDLPDRGMAAVNVPVVSRTDFTFDAAAPGGSLPPSEAARLDGWFQGLSVGYGDNIYLDGPYADAARNEVAGVAARYGLLVAPGAPVTQGAVPDGVVRVVVTRSRAFVPDCPDWSRARDLNYNNRSHPNYGCAVNSNLAAMIANPDDLVHGRAGEVNVDPKLGTKAVDAYRNKVLSGISGTVQATGSKGN, from the coding sequence ATGACTCGCAAGCCCGCCATTCTCATCATGACAGCAGCGCTGGCCGCGTGCGGCCATACAGCACAGGACTTGCCGGACCGCGGCATGGCTGCAGTCAACGTGCCGGTGGTCAGCCGCACCGACTTCACCTTTGATGCGGCGGCGCCGGGCGGATCGCTGCCGCCCAGCGAAGCCGCGCGCCTCGATGGCTGGTTCCAAGGCCTGTCCGTTGGATATGGCGACAACATCTACCTCGATGGCCCTTATGCCGATGCGGCGCGAAATGAAGTGGCCGGCGTTGCTGCCCGCTACGGCCTCTTGGTTGCTCCGGGGGCACCCGTCACCCAGGGCGCGGTGCCAGACGGCGTCGTGCGAGTTGTTGTCACCCGCAGCCGGGCCTTCGTTCCCGATTGCCCGGACTGGAGCCGCGCGCGCGACCTGAACTATAACAATCGTTCGCATCCGAACTACGGCTGCGCGGTGAATTCAAATCTCGCCGCGATGATCGCCAACCCCGACGATCTCGTCCACGGCCGCGCTGGTGAAGTTAACGTCGATCCGAAGCTCGGTACCAAGGCGGTGGATGCCTACCGGAACAAGGTCCTGAGCGGCATCAGCGGGACCGTTCAAGCTACCGGCAGCAAGGGAAACTAA
- a CDS encoding pilus assembly protein CpaE, with protein MNAPFQARAGLRDPFSAFVCDDATADMLRPVAVEHGWSPEKVNKGGLRNAVQSLSVSASPNILFVDLSESADPLNDINALAEVCEPGTIVIAAGQVNDVRLYRDLVASGIHDYLLKPFTVDQLRDTFAHAQMVLSGPRGEAQVDRPHVMAAVIGVRGGVGASTIATSLAWLLGEKAGRSTALLDLDVHFGTGALALDLEPGRGLTDAIENPSRIDGLFIERAMVRANERLSVLSAEAPIHQPLVTDGTAFFQLQEEMRNAFESTVLDLPRHMLIQYPHMVHDAHVAVVVSELTLAGTRDTIRILAWLKANAPQTKVIVVANGVPSGGALEISRKDFEQSIERPVDVIFPFDSKLAAQAAKLGKPVAEVASGKASAPFATLSSMVLSHATEESATDTAKVAKKGVVDSLKSMLSKPKPAAA; from the coding sequence ATGAACGCTCCATTTCAGGCACGCGCCGGCTTGCGTGATCCGTTCAGCGCCTTTGTCTGCGACGACGCGACAGCGGACATGCTGCGTCCGGTGGCGGTCGAGCACGGCTGGTCGCCCGAAAAGGTCAACAAGGGCGGCCTTCGCAATGCCGTTCAGTCCCTGTCCGTGTCCGCCAGTCCGAACATCTTGTTCGTTGATCTGTCGGAATCAGCGGATCCACTGAACGACATCAATGCGCTTGCCGAAGTCTGTGAGCCCGGGACGATCGTGATTGCAGCGGGCCAGGTGAACGACGTCCGCCTGTACCGCGACCTGGTCGCCAGTGGGATCCACGACTATCTACTGAAGCCGTTCACGGTCGATCAGCTGCGCGACACGTTCGCTCACGCCCAAATGGTCCTCTCCGGACCGCGCGGCGAAGCACAGGTCGACCGCCCGCATGTCATGGCAGCGGTGATCGGCGTCCGCGGTGGAGTCGGCGCGTCGACGATTGCGACATCGCTCGCGTGGCTGCTCGGTGAAAAGGCCGGCCGCTCGACGGCGCTGCTCGACCTTGACGTCCATTTCGGCACCGGCGCGTTGGCGCTCGACCTGGAGCCTGGCCGCGGTCTGACCGACGCCATCGAAAATCCGAGCCGCATCGACGGCTTGTTCATCGAACGTGCCATGGTCCGCGCCAACGAGCGGCTGTCCGTCCTCTCGGCGGAAGCGCCAATTCATCAGCCGCTGGTTACGGACGGCACGGCATTTTTTCAGCTGCAGGAAGAAATGCGCAACGCGTTCGAATCCACCGTGCTCGATCTGCCGCGCCACATGCTGATCCAGTATCCGCACATGGTTCACGATGCCCATGTTGCCGTGGTTGTCTCCGAACTGACGCTTGCCGGAACCCGGGACACGATCCGGATTCTCGCTTGGCTGAAGGCAAATGCGCCGCAAACCAAGGTGATCGTCGTTGCTAACGGCGTACCGTCCGGCGGAGCGCTGGAGATCAGCCGCAAGGATTTCGAGCAATCGATCGAGCGGCCCGTGGACGTCATCTTCCCGTTCGACAGCAAGCTTGCAGCGCAAGCCGCAAAGCTTGGCAAGCCGGTCGCCGAAGTCGCCAGCGGCAAGGCGTCAGCGCCTTTCGCCACTCTCTCGTCGATGGTTCTCAGCCATGCGACCGAGGAGAGTGCAACCGACACGGCCAAGGTCGCAAAGAAGGGCGTGGTCGATAGCCTGAAGTCGATGTTGTCGAAGCCCAAGCCCGCTGCTGCGTAG
- a CDS encoding type II secretion system F family protein has protein sequence MLPMIFALLVMGVLFLLYTALSGPSPAKAVKRRMELIRERHNDSPLAANAQAQIRKLFAQRAGRFEGVASTLIPRPALLRRRLEMTGKDITLSKYGLITLVAVAVVAILLMFRGAPFFLALFAGLFIGIGAPHMAIGFMIKKRLNKFNVNFPDAIELMVRGLRSGLPITETLTIVAGEISGPVGVEFRAVADKMKIGRTMEAALQETADRLGTPEFQFFVITLAIQRETGGNLAETLSNLADVLRKRAQMKLKIRAMSSESKASAYIVGSLPFVVFTLVYLVNPTYMMNFFVDQRLIVAGIGGLIWMSIGVFIMAKMVNFEI, from the coding sequence ATGCTGCCGATGATCTTTGCATTGCTCGTCATGGGCGTCCTGTTCCTGCTTTATACGGCATTGAGCGGGCCTTCCCCGGCGAAGGCCGTCAAGCGGCGGATGGAGCTGATCCGGGAACGGCATAACGACAGCCCGCTCGCGGCCAATGCGCAGGCGCAAATCCGAAAATTGTTCGCTCAGCGGGCGGGCCGGTTTGAAGGTGTCGCCTCGACCCTGATTCCGCGGCCCGCATTGCTGCGCCGCCGCCTGGAAATGACCGGCAAGGACATCACGCTGAGCAAATACGGGCTGATCACCCTCGTCGCCGTTGCCGTCGTTGCCATTCTCTTGATGTTCAGGGGCGCGCCGTTCTTCCTGGCGCTGTTCGCCGGTCTGTTCATCGGCATCGGCGCGCCGCACATGGCGATCGGCTTCATGATCAAGAAGCGTCTCAACAAATTCAACGTCAATTTCCCTGATGCCATCGAGCTGATGGTGCGCGGCCTCCGCTCGGGTCTTCCGATCACGGAAACCCTGACGATTGTCGCTGGCGAGATCAGCGGCCCGGTCGGTGTCGAGTTCCGCGCCGTTGCCGACAAGATGAAGATCGGCCGGACGATGGAAGCCGCGCTTCAGGAAACCGCCGACCGCCTCGGTACGCCGGAGTTCCAATTCTTCGTCATCACCCTGGCGATCCAGCGCGAGACCGGCGGCAACCTTGCCGAGACCCTCTCTAACCTGGCCGATGTTCTTCGCAAGCGCGCGCAGATGAAGCTGAAAATCCGCGCTATGAGCTCGGAATCGAAGGCTTCCGCCTACATCGTCGGGTCGCTTCCGTTCGTCGTCTTCACCTTGGTCTACCTGGTGAACCCGACCTACATGATGAACTTCTTCGTGGATCAGCGCCTGATCGTGGCCGGCATCGGCGGCCTCATCTGGATGAGCATCGGCGTGTTCATCATGGCCAAGATGGTCAACTTCGAGATTTAG
- a CDS encoding type II secretion system F family protein — MNPQASGPTLLGIDVIWVATLLSAVAAMAVMLAIYAATTVKDPMARRVKALNDRREQLKAGIVASTNKRKKLTNKNQAADRVRSLLTSFKMVQDDQLKRTQLRLMQAGIRAKDLAFFIILARFVMPVVMGVVGVLVLYVMDMFPAWSPLRRYITLAGMLVFAYKAPDIWLTNKVKKRSDAVRKGLPDALDLLVICAEAGLTVDAAFNRVSKELGKAYPELGDEFGLTAIELGFLNERRQAFENLADRVDLEAVRGVVTTMIQTEKYGTPLASALRVLSAEFRNDRMMRAEEKAARLPAIMTVPLILFILPTLFVVILGPAACSISDNFISK, encoded by the coding sequence ATGAATCCACAGGCATCCGGCCCGACCCTCCTCGGCATCGACGTCATCTGGGTTGCAACCCTGCTGAGCGCGGTTGCTGCCATGGCGGTCATGCTCGCCATCTACGCGGCGACGACTGTCAAGGATCCGATGGCTCGCCGGGTCAAGGCGCTGAACGACCGCCGCGAGCAGCTGAAGGCCGGCATCGTCGCCTCGACGAACAAGCGCAAGAAGCTGACCAACAAGAACCAGGCGGCCGACCGCGTCCGCTCGCTGCTGACCAGCTTCAAGATGGTTCAGGATGACCAGCTGAAAAGGACGCAGCTGCGCCTGATGCAGGCCGGCATCCGCGCCAAGGACCTGGCCTTCTTCATCATCCTTGCGCGGTTCGTCATGCCTGTGGTGATGGGCGTTGTCGGCGTCCTCGTGCTCTACGTCATGGACATGTTCCCGGCCTGGTCGCCCCTCCGCCGCTACATCACGCTCGCCGGTATGCTCGTGTTCGCCTACAAGGCGCCTGACATCTGGCTCACCAACAAGGTCAAGAAGCGCAGCGACGCCGTGCGCAAAGGTCTGCCGGATGCGCTCGACCTGCTCGTCATCTGCGCCGAAGCCGGCCTTACCGTCGACGCCGCTTTCAACCGCGTGTCGAAGGAACTGGGTAAGGCCTATCCGGAACTCGGCGACGAATTCGGATTGACCGCCATCGAGCTCGGCTTCCTTAACGAGCGCCGTCAGGCGTTCGAGAACCTGGCCGACCGCGTCGACCTCGAGGCGGTCCGCGGCGTGGTTACGACCATGATCCAGACGGAGAAATATGGTACGCCGCTGGCCTCTGCCCTTCGCGTTCTCTCCGCCGAGTTCCGCAACGACCGCATGATGCGGGCGGAGGAAAAGGCGGCGCGCTTGCCGGCGATCATGACCGTTCCGCTGATCCTGTTCATCCTGCCGACCCTGTTCGTCGTCATCCTGGGCCCGGCGGCCTGCTCGATCAGCGACAACTTTATCAGCAAGTAG
- the glyS gene encoding glycine--tRNA ligase subunit beta encodes MADFLLELLSEEIPARMQAKARNDLSRMFAEGLDAAGLDHGAIDAFSTPRRLVLIAREIAEHTEAVREELKGPRTSAPPQALEGFLRKTGLSQDQLEERGGVWFAVIDKPGQDASAVIQDVLGRVLADFPWPKSMRWGSGGTRWVRPLQGIVAILGDEVIPLEFAGVASSATTTGHRFHHPGPITVDGASDYIEKLRACHVIVDHEERERIVREGAAAAAEAAGLRLLDDEGLVVENAGLTEWPVPLLGRFDPEFLDVPREVIVLTMRTNQKYFACTHADGGLAPAFVCTANIDATDGGERIVEGNRRVLAARLSDARFFWEQDLKVPLEEQAKKLSQIVFHEKLGTVADKVERVAKLARWLVEQGVVRGADPDQAERAARLAKADLVTGMVGEFPELQGIIGGYLARAQGEPNAVADAVRDHYKPVGQGDEVPTAPVTVAVSLADKLDTVFNFFAADMRPTGSKDPFALRRAMLGAISLVLENNLRLKPVGLYGDLHGSNLSEVLSGGHLGMFIAERLKVQQRDAGVRHDIIDAIFATGSDNGATVDANDDLVELLARVKALQAFVETAEGRDLHAAYKRAANILKKEDWTGPQVMSSREEQGIAQTGEEDPLVLVEEPGMAEAIGEMASGHAGADLPEEQALLAALDASEPEARDAVEREDFTAAMTALAKLRGPIDAFFDKVTVNDTDAAKRERRLNLLLRFRDAVNGVADFSKIEG; translated from the coding sequence ATGGCCGACTTCCTGCTTGAGCTTCTCTCCGAAGAGATTCCTGCGCGGATGCAGGCGAAGGCGCGGAACGACCTTTCGCGGATGTTCGCCGAAGGTCTGGATGCCGCGGGCCTTGACCACGGCGCCATCGATGCATTCTCGACGCCGCGCCGGCTGGTGCTGATCGCGCGAGAGATCGCTGAACATACGGAGGCTGTCCGCGAGGAGCTGAAAGGTCCGCGCACCTCGGCGCCGCCGCAGGCGCTGGAAGGATTTCTGCGCAAGACAGGGCTGTCGCAGGATCAGCTGGAGGAACGCGGCGGCGTCTGGTTCGCGGTAATCGACAAGCCGGGGCAGGATGCCTCCGCGGTTATTCAGGACGTGCTTGGCCGCGTTCTCGCGGATTTCCCGTGGCCCAAGTCGATGCGCTGGGGCAGCGGCGGGACGCGCTGGGTCCGTCCTTTGCAGGGCATCGTCGCTATTCTTGGCGACGAGGTCATTCCGCTCGAGTTTGCCGGAGTTGCGAGTAGCGCGACTACCACTGGGCATCGGTTCCACCATCCGGGGCCGATCACCGTCGACGGTGCATCCGATTACATCGAGAAGCTGCGCGCGTGCCACGTGATCGTCGATCATGAGGAGCGGGAGCGCATCGTTCGCGAAGGTGCGGCCGCAGCGGCGGAAGCGGCCGGATTGAGGCTGCTCGACGACGAAGGCTTGGTAGTCGAGAATGCCGGGCTGACCGAATGGCCCGTGCCACTGCTTGGCAGATTCGATCCGGAGTTCCTGGACGTGCCGCGCGAAGTGATCGTGCTCACCATGCGCACCAACCAGAAGTATTTTGCCTGTACCCACGCGGATGGGGGCTTGGCCCCGGCGTTCGTCTGCACCGCCAACATCGACGCCACCGATGGCGGAGAGCGGATCGTCGAAGGCAACCGCCGCGTGCTCGCGGCGCGCCTGAGCGATGCACGCTTCTTCTGGGAGCAGGACCTCAAGGTCCCGCTGGAAGAACAGGCCAAGAAGCTGTCGCAGATCGTGTTTCACGAGAAGCTCGGCACCGTCGCGGACAAGGTGGAGCGGGTCGCGAAGCTGGCGCGGTGGCTGGTTGAGCAGGGCGTCGTGCGAGGTGCCGATCCGGACCAGGCGGAGCGCGCAGCCCGGCTTGCCAAGGCGGACCTCGTCACCGGAATGGTCGGCGAATTCCCGGAGCTGCAGGGTATCATCGGCGGCTACCTGGCGCGCGCCCAGGGCGAGCCGAATGCGGTCGCCGATGCCGTGCGTGATCATTACAAGCCGGTCGGGCAGGGCGATGAGGTGCCGACCGCGCCGGTCACGGTGGCGGTGAGCCTTGCGGACAAGCTCGACACAGTCTTCAATTTCTTTGCGGCCGACATGAGGCCAACGGGTTCGAAAGATCCTTTCGCCCTCAGACGCGCAATGCTGGGTGCCATCTCGCTTGTTCTGGAAAACAACCTGCGTCTGAAGCCTGTGGGATTATACGGCGATTTGCATGGGAGTAATTTGTCGGAAGTTCTCTCTGGCGGCCACCTTGGAATGTTCATTGCTGAACGCTTGAAGGTTCAACAGCGAGATGCAGGCGTAAGGCATGACATTATTGACGCGATTTTTGCGACGGGCTCAGACAACGGTGCAACGGTAGACGCGAACGACGATCTGGTTGAACTTCTTGCCCGGGTTAAGGCGTTGCAGGCGTTCGTTGAGACGGCCGAAGGTCGTGATCTTCACGCGGCCTACAAGCGCGCTGCCAACATCCTCAAGAAGGAGGATTGGACCGGGCCGCAGGTGATGTCGTCGCGAGAAGAGCAGGGGATTGCTCAGACCGGTGAGGAAGATCCGCTGGTGCTGGTGGAGGAACCAGGCATGGCGGAGGCGATCGGAGAGATGGCCTCGGGACATGCGGGTGCCGACTTGCCGGAGGAGCAGGCGCTGCTCGCCGCGCTGGATGCGAGCGAGCCTGAAGCCAGGGACGCCGTCGAGCGGGAGGATTTTACCGCCGCGATGACGGCGCTCGCCAAGCTCCGCGGGCCGATCGATGCCTTCTTCGACAAAGTGACGGTCAACGATACTGACGCTGCCAAGCGCGAGCGACGGCTCAACCTGCTGCTGCGCTTCCGCGATGCTGTGAATGGGGTGGCGGACTTTTCGAAAATCGAGGGTTAG
- a CDS encoding glycine--tRNA ligase subunit alpha has protein sequence MRQSRASKGAAGVSLSFQDLILTLHNYWSAQGCVLLQPYDMEMGAGTFHPATVLRALGPDPWKAAYVQPCRRPTDGRYGENPNRLGHYYQYQVILKPSPPNLQNLYLGSLSAIGIDPLKHDIRFVEDDWESPTLGAWGLGWEVWCDGMEVTQFTYFQQVGGFECKLVSGELTYGLERLAMYIQGVDNVFDLRFNDEGVTYGDVFLDNEEQMSEWNFEVADTDSLFDAFRKAAAECERSLEAKLPIAAYEQAIKASHVFNTLQARGVISVAERQAYIGRVRDLAKGACGAWIEAKGYAA, from the coding sequence ATGCGCCAAAGCCGCGCGTCGAAAGGGGCCGCCGGCGTGTCTTTGAGTTTCCAGGACCTGATCCTGACCCTGCACAATTACTGGAGCGCGCAAGGGTGCGTGCTGCTTCAACCCTATGACATGGAGATGGGCGCAGGGACGTTTCACCCCGCGACCGTGCTGCGCGCGCTCGGGCCCGATCCGTGGAAGGCCGCTTATGTGCAACCCTGCCGCCGTCCCACCGACGGGCGTTATGGCGAGAACCCGAACCGGCTGGGGCACTACTACCAGTATCAGGTGATCTTAAAACCGAGCCCGCCGAATCTGCAGAACCTTTATCTCGGCAGCTTGTCGGCGATCGGCATCGACCCGCTGAAGCATGACATCCGCTTCGTCGAGGACGACTGGGAAAGCCCGACGCTGGGGGCGTGGGGTCTGGGCTGGGAAGTTTGGTGCGACGGGATGGAAGTAACGCAATTCACCTACTTCCAGCAGGTCGGCGGCTTTGAGTGCAAGCTGGTGTCGGGCGAGCTCACCTACGGCCTGGAGCGGCTCGCGATGTACATCCAGGGCGTCGACAACGTCTTCGACCTTCGTTTCAACGATGAGGGCGTGACCTACGGCGACGTCTTCCTCGACAATGAAGAGCAGATGTCGGAGTGGAATTTCGAGGTCGCGGACACGGACAGCCTGTTCGACGCTTTTCGCAAGGCGGCCGCCGAGTGCGAGCGGAGCCTGGAAGCGAAGCTACCGATCGCCGCCTATGAGCAGGCGATCAAGGCTAGCCATGTGTTCAACACGCTTCAGGCGCGCGGCGTGATCTCCGTCGCTGAGCGGCAGGCTTACATCGGCCGGGTGCGCGATCTGGCGAAAGGTGCATGTGGCGCGTGGATCGAAGCCAAGGGGTATGCCGCGTAA